One Prunus dulcis chromosome 8, ALMONDv2, whole genome shotgun sequence DNA window includes the following coding sequences:
- the LOC117636435 gene encoding type III polyketide synthase B has translation MGSEHVGQGGSIMKANGGRATILALGKAFPHQLVMQDFLVDGYFRDTNCDDPELKQKLARLCKTTTVKTRYVVMSDEILEKYPELTTEGTPTIKQRLHICNEAVTQMAIEASRACIKNWGRPTSDITHLVYVSSSEARLPGGDIYLAKGLGLRPETQRVLLYFSGCSGGVAGLRVAKDIAENNPGSRVLLATSETTIIGYKPPSAHRPYDLVGVALFGDGAGAMLIGSDPDLISEKPLFELHTAIQEFLPDTEKTIDGRVTEEGISFKLGRELPQIIEDHIEGFCGRLMGVLGYDNKEYNKMFWAVHPGGPAILNRLEKRLDLFPEKLNASRRALADYGNASSNTIVYVLEYMIEESKKIKKEQQEGDGEWGLILAFGPGITFEGILARNLAV, from the exons ATGGGGAGTGAGCATGTTGGGCAGGGAGGTTCCATAATGAAGGCCAACGGCGGCAGAGCGACGATTTTGGCTCTTGGCAAGGCCTTCCCTCATCAGCTTGTCATGCAGGATTTTCTGGTTGATGGGTATTTCAGAGATACCAACTGTGATGATCCTGAACTTAAGCAGAAGCTGGCTCGACTCT GCAAGACAACAACAGTCAAAACTAGGTATGTTGTCATGTCAGATGAGATTCTAGAGAAGTACCCAGAGCTTACAACTGAAGGCACACCCACTATAAAGCAAAGACTGCATATTTGTAACGAAGCTGTAACACAGATGGCAATTGAAGCTTCACGAGCTTGCATCAAGAACTGGGGGAGACCTACTTCAGATATAACACACTTGGTCTATGTCTCATCCAGTGAAGCTCGACTACCCGGTGGTGACATTTACCTAGCAAAAGGACTTGGCCTCCGTCCCGAGACTCAAAGGGTCTTGCTTTACTTCTCAGGCTGCTCGGGTGGTGTGGCTGGCCTTCGTGTTGCCAAGGACATTGCTGAGAACAATCCAGGAAGCAGAGTACTACTTGCTACTTCTGAAACCACTATTATTGGCTACAAACCACCAAGTGCACATAGACCGTATGATCTTGTTGGTGTTGCACTATTTGGGGATGGTGCTGGAGCCATGTTGATTGGCTCAGACCCTGACTTAATCTCTGAAAAGCCTCTGTTTGAGCTTCACACTGCCATACAAGAGTTCCTGCCAGACACCGAGAAGACCATTGATGGAAGGGTCACAGAAGAGGGGATTAGTTTCAAGCTAGGAAGAGAGCTTCCTCAGATAATTGAAGATCACATTGAAGGGTTCTGTGGGAGGTTGATGGGAGTTCTTGGATATGATAACAAGGAGTACAATAAGATGTTTTGGGCTGTTCATCCAGGAGGTCCTGCAATCTTGAACCGGTTGGAGAAGCGTCTTGATTTGTTCCCAGAGAAGTTAAATGCCAGCCGACGAGCTCTGGCAGATTATGGCAATGCTAGCAGTAATACCATAGTGTATGTGCTGGAGTACATGATAGAAGAGAGCAAGAAGATCAAGAAGGAACAGCAAGAAGGAGATGGTGAATGGGGATTGATACTGGCTTTTGGACCTGGAATTACTTTTGAGGGAATTCTAGCAAGGAACCTTGCTGTCTAA
- the LOC117636437 gene encoding ER lumen protein-retaining receptor erd-2.2-like, giving the protein MRAPKRPIHTVSTWVRRQPPKVKAFLAVVTGMAALVVLRFIVHDHDNLFVAAEAVHSIGIMVLIYKLTKEKTCAGLSLKSQELTAMFLAVRLYCSFVMEYDIHTLLDLATLVTTLWVIYMIRFNLKSSYMEDKDNFAIYYVVVPCALLALFIHPSTSHHLLNRISWAFCVYLEAVSVLPQLRVMQNTKIVEPFTAHYVFALGVARFLSCAHWVLQVLDTRGHLLVALGYGLWPSMVLISEIVQTFILADFCYYYVKSVFGGQLVLRLPSGVV; this is encoded by the exons ATGAGGGCTCCGAAGAGGCCGATCCACACCGTATCGACATGGGTTCGACGCCAGCCGCCGAAAGTGAAGGCCTTTCTGGCCGTCGTAACGGGCATGGCGGCTCTGGTGGTGCTCCGATTTATCGTTCACGATCACGATAACCTCTTTGTTGCAGCTGAGGCTGTGCACTCAATTGGAATCATGGTCCTAATCTACAAGCTCACGAAGGAGAAGACTTGTGCTG GGTTATCACTCAAATCCCAGGAGTTAACAGCTATGTTTTTAGCTGTGAGATTGTATTGCAGTTTTGTGATGGAATATGATATACACACCCTGCTTGATTTAGCTACGCTGGTGACGACCCTCTGGGTTATTTATATGATCCGCTTCAACTTAAAGTCTAGTTACATGGAGGACAAAGACAATTTTGCAATATACTATGTC GTGGTACCATGTGCTCTATTAGCTTTGTTCATTCATCCATCAACGTCTCATCATTTATTGAACAGGATTTCCTGGGCATTTTGTGTGTATCTGGAAGCTGTTTCCGTACTGCCCCAGTTGCGCGTCATGCAGAACACAAAG ATTGTTGAGCCATTCACAGCTCATTATGTGTTTGCACTGGGTGTCGCAAGGTTCCTCAGCTGTGCCCATTGGGTTCTCCAG GTATTAGATACTCGCGGACACTTGCTTGTAGCCTTGGGCTACGGGTTATGGCCTTCTATGGTTCTTATTTCAGAAATTGTTCAGACTTTCATATTAGCAGACTTCTGTTACTACTATGTCAAAAG TGTTTTTGGAGGGCAGCTAGTCCTCCGTCTCCCTTCTGGAGTTGTATGA